A single Parabacteroides timonensis DNA region contains:
- a CDS encoding sulfatase family protein, whose amino-acid sequence MNKTVLLVAASCGLVHTMDAAAQQQKPNIIIVYTDDMGIGDLSCYNSGWVATPNIDKLASEGLKFNHYYTSSPVSSPSRVGLTTGMFPTEWGINTFLHERRGNADCEQCDYLDSNAPTIAKSLKAAGYATAHIGKWHMGGGRDVDDAPQIPQYGFDEYVTTYEGPDPDPLITASNWIWSEKDSIQRWDRTGYFVDKTLDYLARHKDKPCFVNLWPDDMHDPWIPSSGFYPISESWATRNNFVAVLTQYDKQIGRLMEGLERLGISENTLVIFTSDNGALPTFDNARTNGLRGSKNSIYEGGVNMPFIVCWPGTIKGGVTDNESVINAVDLYPSLCRIGGARLIDGFEYSGEDMSQALLGIKPQKRSKDMMWDFGRNKYFNKPQKKQRSPHLGIRRDNWKLLVDSDGKNIELYDIVLDPHETTDLSAKHPELCSELSKKVIDWYFTKRKVRTKENSKN is encoded by the coding sequence AAACAGTTTTACTAGTAGCAGCAAGCTGTGGTTTGGTCCATACAATGGATGCGGCAGCCCAGCAACAAAAGCCTAATATAATCATTGTTTATACCGATGATATGGGAATAGGCGATTTATCATGTTATAACAGCGGCTGGGTAGCCACCCCTAACATCGATAAACTGGCCTCGGAAGGCTTGAAGTTTAATCATTATTACACCTCGTCGCCGGTGAGTTCGCCATCCCGTGTGGGGCTGACCACCGGGATGTTCCCTACGGAGTGGGGTATTAATACTTTCCTGCATGAACGGAGAGGGAATGCCGATTGTGAACAATGCGACTATCTGGACAGCAATGCCCCTACGATAGCCAAATCACTGAAGGCAGCCGGCTATGCAACCGCGCATATTGGAAAATGGCATATGGGAGGTGGCCGCGATGTGGACGATGCACCGCAAATCCCCCAATATGGTTTCGATGAATATGTTACGACCTATGAAGGTCCTGATCCCGATCCTCTTATCACAGCCTCCAATTGGATCTGGAGTGAAAAAGACAGCATCCAGCGTTGGGACCGTACAGGCTATTTTGTAGACAAGACCCTGGATTACCTGGCCCGCCATAAAGATAAACCCTGTTTTGTCAACCTTTGGCCGGACGATATGCACGATCCGTGGATTCCTTCATCCGGTTTTTATCCGATATCGGAGTCGTGGGCAACGCGTAATAACTTCGTAGCCGTGCTAACCCAATACGATAAACAAATCGGTCGTTTAATGGAAGGACTGGAACGGTTGGGAATCAGTGAAAATACCTTGGTAATCTTCACCAGTGACAATGGTGCGCTTCCAACTTTTGATAACGCACGTACCAACGGCCTGCGTGGTTCCAAGAACAGTATCTACGAAGGAGGTGTCAATATGCCTTTTATAGTTTGTTGGCCCGGAACAATCAAAGGTGGAGTAACAGACAACGAGAGTGTGATCAACGCAGTAGACCTTTATCCCTCTTTGTGCCGTATCGGAGGAGCGAGGTTGATCGACGGTTTTGAATACAGCGGTGAAGATATGAGTCAGGCTTTGTTAGGAATAAAACCTCAGAAGCGAAGCAAAGATATGATGTGGGATTTCGGACGTAACAAATATTTCAATAAACCTCAGAAAAAACAACGTAGTCCGCATCTTGGTATCCGTCGGGACAACTGGAAGTTATTGGTAGATTCGGACGGAAAGAATATCGAACTTTACGATATAGTACTGGACCCGCATGAAACGACGGATCTCTCAGCTAAACATCCGGAGCTTTGTTCAGAACTAAGTAAAAAAGTGATTGACTGGTACTTTACGAAAAGGAAGGTGCGTACGAAAGAGAACAGCAAGAATTAA
- a CDS encoding SusC/RagA family TonB-linked outer membrane protein — protein sequence MNKSILKLGYLGAVTVLAPSLSAQQDTRPNILVILADDMGFSDLGCYGGEIHTPNLDKLAAEGLRFTHFYNTSRSCPTRASLLTGLYQHQAGIGRMTFDDHQPGYRGTMTHNGVTIAEALKENGYQTAWVGKWHIAETPLRPDXTATAKDEPYNPSSNRQRTRNISRNSMDDKREDTNEYTLNLLLNYEKQLGKHNLQALAGFSQIKNEWTHNQAQRWDFYNNDVPSINMGSESSWKSYGYNNEFALRSYFGRLNYNYDNRYLLEANLRYDGTSRFTGDNQYGTFPSFSAGWRISNEAFWSDELRNIVSDLKLRASWGKTGNQTADLYAFYESYTSTSYNFGGNLVQGYMQKELANKDLKWETSTQTDVGIDAGFLNNRLTLTADYYYKKTDGILVKLPISGTIGLDAPVQNAAVVDNKGFELALDWKDNIGDFYYGVNFNISNNWNKVISLGGANPTLDGGTADVITTVREGYPINSYWGYQTDGFLTQEDLDNKYPVYDSRMTLGDVKYVDRNKDGKIDAEDMTVIGNEFPRYPFAFSANFAYKGFDFSFMFQGVMDAQTRVSGALAEGGNFEGFTLDIFKDYWTPENTNARFPRPRKSVDYNSMMSDFWVIDAGYIRLKNVQLGYTLPKTLSQKAYLEKARIYLAGSNLLTFSPLKEWGLDPEFVSGRFLYYPQTSVYTIGVNLTF from the coding sequence ATGAATAAAAGTATATTGAAATTAGGCTATCTGGGAGCAGTGACAGTATTGGCTCCCAGCCTGTCAGCCCAGCAGGACACCCGTCCGAATATCCTTGTTATCCTGGCGGATGATATGGGATTTTCCGACCTGGGTTGTTATGGTGGTGAGATCCATACTCCCAACCTGGATAAGTTGGCAGCGGAAGGTCTTCGCTTCACCCATTTTTATAATACAAGCCGTAGTTGTCCTACCCGTGCATCGTTGTTGACAGGGCTCTACCAGCACCAGGCAGGTATCGGTCGTATGACCTTCGACGATCATCAACCGGGTTACCGCGGCACGATGACACACAACGGGGTTACCATTGCCGAAGCTCTGAAAGAGAACGGTTATCAAACAGCTTGGGTTGGTAAATGGCATATTGCCGAAACCCCATTACGCCCTGATNGGACAGCTACGGCAAAAGACGAGCCCTATAATCCGAGCAGTAACCGCCAGCGTACCAGAAATATTTCACGTAACAGCATGGACGACAAACGGGAAGATACCAACGAATATACACTCAACCTGTTGTTGAACTACGAAAAGCAACTAGGCAAACATAACTTACAGGCCCTGGCCGGTTTCTCGCAGATAAAGAATGAATGGACACATAACCAGGCACAACGCTGGGACTTTTATAACAACGACGTTCCTTCCATCAACATGGGTTCCGAAAGCTCCTGGAAAAGCTACGGATACAACAATGAATTCGCCCTGCGCTCTTATTTCGGCCGTCTGAACTATAATTACGACAACCGTTACCTGCTCGAAGCGAATCTGCGTTATGACGGTACATCCCGTTTCACCGGAGATAATCAATACGGAACATTCCCCTCCTTCTCTGCCGGTTGGCGTATCTCCAACGAAGCATTCTGGAGCGACGAACTGCGTAATATCGTTTCCGACCTGAAACTGAGAGCTTCCTGGGGTAAGACCGGTAACCAGACTGCCGATCTATATGCCTTCTACGAAAGTTATACCTCCACCTCTTATAATTTTGGCGGTAACCTGGTACAAGGCTATATGCAGAAAGAACTTGCCAACAAAGACCTGAAATGGGAAACAAGTACACAAACCGACGTCGGTATCGATGCAGGCTTCCTTAACAACCGCCTGACACTTACAGCCGACTATTATTACAAGAAAACGGACGGTATCCTGGTGAAATTACCGATCTCCGGAACTATCGGCCTCGATGCTCCGGTACAGAATGCTGCTGTTGTCGACAATAAAGGTTTTGAACTGGCTCTCGACTGGAAAGACAATATCGGTGATTTCTATTATGGCGTCAACTTCAACATCTCCAACAACTGGAACAAAGTGATCAGCCTGGGTGGTGCAAATCCGACCCTCGACGGTGGAACAGCCGACGTTATAACAACTGTCAGGGAAGGTTATCCGATCAACTCTTACTGGGGTTATCAGACAGACGGATTCCTGACACAGGAAGATCTCGACAACAAGTACCCTGTTTACGACAGTAGAATGACATTAGGTGATGTTAAATACGTAGACCGCAACAAGGATGGCAAGATCGATGCAGAAGATATGACCGTGATCGGTAACGAGTTTCCACGCTACCCGTTCGCCTTCTCTGCCAACTTTGCTTATAAAGGTTTCGACTTCTCCTTCATGTTCCAGGGAGTAATGGATGCCCAGACCCGCGTATCGGGAGCATTGGCTGAAGGCGGTAACTTCGAAGGTTTCACCCTCGATATATTCAAGGATTACTGGACACCGGAAAATACGAATGCACGTTTCCCCCGTCCACGTAAGAGTGTGGATTACAACTCTATGATGTCTGACTTCTGGGTAATAGATGCCGGTTACATCCGTCTGAAAAATGTACAGTTAGGTTACACGCTCCCAAAAACATTGAGTCAGAAAGCTTACCTCGAAAAGGCACGTATTTACCTGGCCGGAAGCAACCTATTGACATTCTCGCCACTCAAAGAATGGGGACTCGACCCGGAATTCGTATCAGGACGTTTTCTGTATTATCCTCAGACTTCGGTATATACAATCGGAGTTAACTTGACATTCTAA
- a CDS encoding RagB/SusD family nutrient uptake outer membrane protein encodes MKKIFIYLALPCIVFGCDVLDTIPTDRISSEIFWTTDKDAEYASNAIYRFLEDHGTLLSRDEMSDIARATFETSDETKIEASIADPQTNLFQNTWNDLYKGIRRCNDYMANVDKITPENEAKVNTYTAEVRTLRCYFYSRLVAYFGDVPLITTPIGISESKELTRTPVSEIYDFIYKEITGSVNDLPVKASETGRVTKGAALGLLARTMLFAAGNVTGTDDQSTLYFQRAKEAADAVIAQGNYSLLPNYKDLFTYENENSQEVIFDKQFMKDVYANSVMNNFGAVSLGNNGSMMSPTGLLADEFETVNGKKITEDSSYDPMNPYEGRDPRLKYTLYTPGDELPNGAIYDSRPGWSTTGDVIGASYQVSKTGLLPKKYINAEDIGQSNRTNCGINLIIMRYAEILLIAAESRIELNTEMDRALQYINQIRQRSDVNMPALSGITSQTALREAVRHERMVELALEGHRFFDIRRWKIAENVCNMDKIEGMRYVDKETGKLVTVTTDYKKKFTSRDYLWPVPYNERQLNNNLTQNNGWN; translated from the coding sequence ATGAAGAAGATTTTTATATATCTAGCTTTACCATGTATCGTATTCGGATGCGACGTACTCGATACGATTCCGACCGACCGTATTTCTTCTGAAATATTCTGGACAACCGACAAGGATGCCGAATATGCATCCAACGCCATCTACCGTTTCCTGGAAGATCACGGAACTTTACTGAGCCGTGACGAGATGTCGGATATTGCACGTGCAACTTTCGAAACCTCGGATGAGACAAAGATAGAAGCCAGTATCGCAGACCCTCAGACCAACCTCTTCCAGAACACCTGGAATGATCTGTACAAGGGTATCCGCCGTTGTAACGACTACATGGCCAACGTAGACAAGATAACTCCCGAAAACGAAGCTAAAGTAAATACCTATACGGCTGAAGTTCGCACCCTACGCTGTTATTTCTACTCCCGTCTGGTAGCCTATTTTGGAGATGTTCCTCTGATTACAACACCGATAGGCATCAGCGAATCGAAAGAACTAACACGGACTCCTGTTTCGGAAATATACGATTTCATCTATAAGGAAATTACCGGATCTGTCAATGATCTTCCGGTAAAAGCCAGCGAAACTGGCCGTGTAACCAAAGGTGCCGCTCTCGGATTACTGGCACGAACAATGTTGTTTGCTGCAGGTAACGTAACAGGAACAGACGATCAATCGACACTCTACTTCCAGAGAGCCAAAGAGGCTGCAGATGCTGTAATCGCTCAGGGTAACTATTCACTGTTACCCAATTACAAAGATTTGTTTACGTATGAAAACGAGAACAGCCAGGAAGTGATATTCGACAAACAGTTTATGAAGGATGTCTACGCCAATTCGGTAATGAACAACTTCGGTGCCGTATCATTAGGAAACAACGGATCAATGATGTCGCCGACCGGTCTGCTTGCCGATGAGTTTGAAACGGTCAACGGAAAAAAGATCACAGAAGACAGCTCTTACGACCCGATGAATCCTTACGAAGGACGTGATCCCCGACTCAAATACACACTATACACACCGGGGGACGAGCTGCCTAATGGAGCCATTTACGACTCTCGCCCGGGTTGGAGCACGACAGGAGATGTAATCGGAGCCAGTTACCAGGTATCTAAAACCGGATTACTTCCGAAGAAATATATCAATGCAGAAGATATCGGTCAGAGTAACCGTACAAATTGCGGCATCAACCTCATCATTATGCGTTATGCCGAAATCCTGCTGATTGCTGCCGAATCCCGCATCGAGCTGAATACGGAAATGGATCGTGCTTTACAATATATCAACCAGATCCGCCAACGTTCGGATGTAAACATGCCAGCCTTGTCCGGTATCACATCTCAAACCGCCCTACGTGAAGCTGTCCGACATGAAAGAATGGTCGAACTGGCTCTGGAAGGCCATCGTTTCTTCGATATCCGCCGTTGGAAAATTGCTGAAAACGTTTGTAACATGGATAAAATAGAAGGAATGCGTTACGTGGATAAAGAGACGGGGAAACTGGTAACGGTTACCACCGACTACAAGAAAAAATTCACTTCCAGAGATTATCTGTGGCCTGTTCCATACAACGAGAGACAATTGAATAATAATTTAACTCAAAATAATGGTTGGAATTAA